From Dehalococcoidia bacterium, a single genomic window includes:
- a CDS encoding signal peptidase I — MKRGIFLFLVIVVVVIGIYSVKEWMPIMAVSGTSMYPVLKNGDAILIEEKQASDVAVGDVIVFKVHPLIQETYNYPPMVAHRVIQISEFQGGIAFKTKGDNTNEDPFVVPSSDLRGEVSGQLAYVGHVLLFLQSKQGQTFAILAILLLAFELFANDLDRARKNAQKKIFAPVLEQNETLIKGQQQASKMSAQALEQFAAAMREYAQHLASHTAAVKDLASASHEMLKAIHEQNLMFEKWNKSGFDQPGAATPEADKPLAANAPASQPSGDVPTLDACIKPESET; from the coding sequence GTGAAACGCGGCATTTTCCTCTTTTTGGTAATAGTTGTTGTGGTAATTGGCATCTACTCGGTTAAGGAGTGGATGCCAATTATGGCTGTCAGCGGCACCAGTATGTATCCCGTACTCAAAAACGGCGATGCTATACTCATTGAGGAAAAGCAAGCCAGCGACGTGGCAGTAGGGGATGTTATTGTCTTTAAAGTCCACCCATTGATTCAAGAGACCTATAACTACCCGCCCATGGTTGCTCACAGAGTCATTCAAATTTCCGAGTTTCAAGGTGGCATAGCCTTCAAGACAAAGGGTGATAATACTAACGAAGACCCTTTTGTGGTCCCTTCGAGTGACCTGCGCGGCGAGGTCAGCGGTCAGTTGGCTTACGTGGGCCATGTCTTACTCTTTCTCCAAAGTAAACAGGGGCAGACATTCGCTATTCTTGCCATTCTTCTTCTGGCGTTTGAGCTCTTCGCCAACGACTTGGACCGCGCACGAAAGAATGCCCAAAAGAAGATATTTGCTCCAGTCCTTGAGCAGAACGAAACGCTGATAAAAGGTCAGCAGCAGGCTAGCAAGATGAGCGCGCAGGCGCTTGAGCAATTCGCCGCCGCCATGAGAGAGTACGCACAGCATCTTGCAAGCCATACCGCCGCTGTGAAGGATTTGGCAAGCGCCTCACATGAAATGCTCAAAGCCATCCATGAACAGAACCTCATGTTTGAAAAGTGGAATAAGTCCGGTTTCGACCAGCCTGGTGCGGCAACTCCTGAGGCTGACAAACCCCTCGCCGCTAACGCACCAGCCAGCCAGCCATCGGGCGATGTGCCGACCTTAGACGCCTGTATAAAGCCGGAAAGCGAAACATAA
- a CDS encoding sulfurtransferase TusA family protein, with protein sequence MKADHSLDCMGLYCPMPIVRTAEQMKEMKPGEILEVVADDKGIKLDMPAWAQATGNEFLGIEEKSGEIKVYVKKTHE encoded by the coding sequence ATGAAAGCAGACCACAGCCTGGACTGTATGGGACTATATTGCCCGATGCCTATTGTCAGGACCGCCGAGCAGATGAAGGAAATGAAGCCGGGGGAGATTCTGGAAGTGGTGGCTGACGATAAAGGCATAAAACTGGACATGCCGGCCTGGGCGCAGGCTACCGGAAACGAGTTTCTAGGTATCGAAGAGAAGAGCGGCGAGATAAAAGTCTACGTCAAAAAGACGCATGAATGA
- a CDS encoding cysteine desulfurase, with product MRKIYLDNAATTPILSEVREAMLPYLGEAFGNPSSIHEWGDTAREGMETARGQVAQLIGADASEIIFTSSGTESNNLAVKGLALAQQAKGKHIVLSAIEHFSVLHSARTLEKSGFEVSLVPVDKYGVVDPHDVEHAIRKDTILVSVMHANSEVGTIEPIQEIAKITREKRVVFHTDAVAAAGTIAVDVKELGVDALSLAANQFYGPKGAGALWVRKGVRIIPLLDGGIQENGRRAGTENVPAIVGMGKSAELAHSNMAERMGYISAMRDRLLTQLPASIKHVIVTGHPRQRLPGNASFCVEFIEGEAMLMLLNSQGVAVTSGSACTAKALKASHVLIAMGIDHATAQGSMLFSFGIENTLQDVDYVLEVLPPIVNRLREMSPVYDKFLKSSKEGR from the coding sequence ATGAGAAAAATCTATCTGGATAATGCAGCGACTACCCCTATTCTGAGCGAGGTCCGCGAGGCAATGCTGCCTTACCTGGGCGAGGCTTTCGGCAACCCGTCCTCTATTCACGAGTGGGGAGATACGGCGCGCGAAGGCATGGAAACGGCCCGCGGCCAGGTGGCGCAACTAATCGGGGCCGACGCCAGCGAGATAATATTTACCAGCAGCGGCACGGAAAGCAACAACCTCGCAGTCAAGGGGCTGGCGCTGGCCCAGCAGGCCAAGGGCAAGCACATTGTACTTTCGGCCATCGAACACTTCTCTGTCCTGCATTCGGCGCGCACCCTGGAGAAATCGGGATTCGAGGTCAGCCTGGTGCCGGTGGACAAGTACGGCGTGGTTGACCCGCACGATGTGGAGCACGCCATCCGCAAAGATACAATCCTCGTCTCCGTCATGCACGCCAACAGCGAAGTGGGTACCATCGAGCCCATCCAGGAAATCGCCAAAATCACCCGGGAAAAGCGCGTGGTTTTCCACACCGATGCGGTGGCTGCCGCCGGGACGATAGCGGTAGATGTGAAGGAACTCGGCGTGGATGCTCTCAGCCTGGCGGCCAATCAATTCTACGGCCCGAAGGGGGCGGGTGCCCTGTGGGTGCGCAAGGGCGTGCGCATCATCCCGCTGCTTGACGGCGGCATCCAGGAGAACGGGCGGCGCGCCGGAACTGAAAACGTGCCGGCCATCGTCGGCATGGGCAAGTCGGCGGAACTGGCTCACTCCAATATGGCAGAGCGGATGGGGTACATCAGCGCCATGCGCGACCGCCTGCTGACCCAGCTGCCCGCCAGCATCAAGCACGTCATAGTTACAGGGCACCCCCGGCAGCGCTTACCGGGAAACGCCAGCTTTTGCGTGGAGTTCATCGAGGGTGAAGCTATGCTTATGCTGCTCAACAGCCAGGGGGTAGCCGTCACCAGCGGTTCCGCCTGCACCGCCAAAGCCCTCAAAGCCTCGCATGTGCTTATCGCCATGGGCATAGACCATGCCACAGCCCAGGGTTCCATGCTTTTCAGCTTCGGCATTGAGAACACTCTTCAGGATGTCGACTACGTCCTGGAGGTATTGCCGCCTATCGTAAACAGGCTGCGGGAAATGTCACCGGTCTATGATAAGTTCCTGAAGTCCAGCAAGGAAGGTCGCTAG
- a CDS encoding ferredoxin, with the protein MKVKIDRDLCIGVSNCVAVAPRVFKLDKENKAIILDASAADEETLMKAAESCPVNAIILEDDEGRQLYP; encoded by the coding sequence ATGAAAGTAAAGATAGACCGGGATTTATGTATTGGAGTAAGCAACTGCGTGGCCGTGGCGCCCAGGGTCTTCAAGCTTGACAAGGAAAACAAAGCCATTATACTCGACGCATCTGCGGCCGATGAAGAAACCTTGATGAAGGCAGCTGAAAGCTGCCCGGTAAATGCCATTATCCTCGAGGATGACGAAGGCCGCCAGCTTTATCCTTGA